Genomic segment of Maricaulis maris:
GCGAGCTTGATCTCGTCGTCGCCGGCACGCAGGACGCGGTGATGATGGTGGAATCGGAAGCCAAAGAGCTCTCCGAGGACGTCATGCTCGGTGCCGTCATGGCAGGCCACGCAGCTTTCCAGCCGGTGATCGACATGATCATCAAGCTGGCCGAGCGTGCGGCCAAGGAACCCTGGGACTACGCCCCGGCTGACCATTCGGCCGAGGAAGCCAAGGTTCGTGACCTGATCGGCGACGATCTGGCCAAGGCCTACACCATCGTCGACAAGACCGAGCGCTACAAGGCGGTTGGTGCGGCGAAGGACAAGGCGCTCGAAGCCCTGCTCCAGACCGAAGACCGTCCGGACGGCATCGACATGACGACCCTCAAGGACGTCATGAAAGCGGTCGAGAGTTCCATCGTTCGCGGTGGCATCATCAAGACCGGCAAGCGTATCGATGGCCGCGCCCTCGATCAGGTTCGCTCGATCGTGTCCGAAGCCGGCATCCTGCCGCGGACGCACGGTTCGGCCCTGTTCACGCGTGGCGAAACCCAGGCCCTGGTCGTTGCGACCCTGGGTACAGGCGAAGATGAGCAGTTCATCGATGCCCTGACGGGGACCTACAAAGAACGCTTCATGCTGCACTACAATTTCCCGCCCTATTCGGTCGGTGAGACATCTTTCCGTCTCGCTCCGGGTCGCCGGGAAATCGGTCACGGCAAGCTGGCCTGGCGCGCGGTGAAAGCCGTCCTGCCGACCAAGGAAGACTTCCCGTACACGATCCGCCTGGTCTCCGAGATCACCGAGTCGAATGGCTCGTCCTCGATGGCCACGGTCTGCGGTGCCTCGCTGTCCATGATGGACGCCGGCGTGCCGATCACCCGTCCGGTTTCTGGCATTGCCATGGGCCTGATCAAGGATCCGGAAGGCGTTGCCGTTCTCTCCGATATCCTGGGTGATGAGGATCATCTCGGCGATATGGACTTCAAGGTGGCTGGTACCACCGAAGGCGTCACCTCGCTGCAGATGGACATCAAGATCGCCGGTATCACCGAGGACATCATGAAGACAGCCCTGGCCCAGGCCAATGGCGGTCGTCTGCATATCCTCGAGGAGATGGGCAAGGCGCTGGGCGAAGCCCGCACCGAGCTCGGCGAGTTTGCGCCGCGCATCGAGACCATCACCATTCCGACCGACAAGATCCGCGACGTGATCGGCTCGGGCGGCAAGGTGATCCGCGAGATCGTGGAAACCACCGGTGCCAAGGTCGACGTCAATGATGATGGCGTGATCAAGGTTTCGTCTTCGGACGGCGCCTCGATCAAGGCGGCGCTCGACTGGATCCACGGCCTGACGGCTGAGCCGGAAGAAGGCAAGGTCTACAAGGGCAAGGTCGTCAAGGTCATGGACTTCGGCGCCTTCGTGAACTTCTTCGGTCCCAAGGACGGTCTCGTCCACGTGTCCCAGCTCAAGGCTGAGCGCGTGAACCATCCGTCCGACGTGGTCAAGGAAGGCCAGGAAGTCTACGTCAAGCTTCTCGGCTTCGATGATCGCGGCAAGGTTCGCCTGTCGATGAAAGTCATCGACCAGGAAACCGGCGAAGAGATCAAGAAGGAAGAGGAAGACGCTGAATAAGCGACTTTCTGTCCATCGGACTGATCAGAAGACCCCGCCGGCGCAAGCTGGCGGGGTTTTTCTTTGGCCGGCCTGTACGCTTGCCCCGGGGCAGCGGCTAGGCTCGAAGGCGATCGCCCGGTGCTGGAGACGCGACATGAACTGGACGCTTTTCGATTTTGTATTTGCCGGCGGCATGCTGGCCTGCTTGCTGCTCGGCAGCGTCCTGGTCCTGAAGACCCAGCGGCACTGGGCTGCGC
This window contains:
- the pnp gene encoding polyribonucleotide nucleotidyltransferase, with the protein product MFDIQKETIEWAGRPLTIETGRVARQADGAVMVSYGETTVLATAVGVKQAKPGVDFFPLTVNYQEKYFAAGKIPGGFFKREGRPTDKETLTSRLIDRPIRPLFVKGFKNEVQVMLTVLSHDLENDPDIVGMIGASAALVLSGLPFMGPIGAARVGYKDGEYIINPPCDEMDDSELDLVVAGTQDAVMMVESEAKELSEDVMLGAVMAGHAAFQPVIDMIIKLAERAAKEPWDYAPADHSAEEAKVRDLIGDDLAKAYTIVDKTERYKAVGAAKDKALEALLQTEDRPDGIDMTTLKDVMKAVESSIVRGGIIKTGKRIDGRALDQVRSIVSEAGILPRTHGSALFTRGETQALVVATLGTGEDEQFIDALTGTYKERFMLHYNFPPYSVGETSFRLAPGRREIGHGKLAWRAVKAVLPTKEDFPYTIRLVSEITESNGSSSMATVCGASLSMMDAGVPITRPVSGIAMGLIKDPEGVAVLSDILGDEDHLGDMDFKVAGTTEGVTSLQMDIKIAGITEDIMKTALAQANGGRLHILEEMGKALGEARTELGEFAPRIETITIPTDKIRDVIGSGGKVIREIVETTGAKVDVNDDGVIKVSSSDGASIKAALDWIHGLTAEPEEGKVYKGKVVKVMDFGAFVNFFGPKDGLVHVSQLKAERVNHPSDVVKEGQEVYVKLLGFDDRGKVRLSMKVIDQETGEEIKKEEEDAE